The sequence AATTGCAAGCGAATCCGTCGTTGCTAAACGAACGCAGCTGTAGAAGATAATACTCAACAAATACACTTTTTGTCATGGAAAAAACTGAACTTGGAAAACAAAAATTCAATAAGGGGACAGGCTTTGATGTCAAAGAGAACTTTAAGTAAAATATTATTACTCACCATAACGTTTGTTATTATTGTAAACGGTCATTTTATAAATTCGTCAAATGCGCAAGCTCAATCAGAATACATCGTTGATTTTAGCGGGGTATCCGCCCCGATCCTGGTAAATGTCCGGACTGCGCCGTCAGATACTGCGCGTATCGTTGACCAGATATATCCAAATACGCGTGTACAGTTTTCTGGCTGGACGACAGGTAGCTCGTTTTATGACTACTGGACAAACGCACCTGATAACAGATGGTTTTTTTATGAGAGAAATGGTGTAAAGTATTATGTTTCATCAGCTTTTATTAATGGAAACCCACCGGATGTCAATCAACCAACTCAACCAAATCGAGCATTGGTTTCGTATAATGTAAGAATTACCACAGATATTCCAGCTCTTATACAGGCGTATGAAAATGCTATACGAAACTGGAATAATACCGGTGTTGTTTGGTTGTCACAATCACAAAATGCCCCTATAACTTTAGGGGAAGGTTATGCCAGAGGTTATGATGGATATGGATGGTGGCAATCCTATGGTTCAAATGTTACAGGTGGTACAGTCATTCAATGGAATAGAGTAAACCAAAGAAGCGCTTCTTATTTAGAAGCTCTAGCTACTCATGAAATTGGACATGTATTAAAACTGAACCATAGGTCAGATTATTCTATAATGAATAACTATTGGTTAATCAGAATTACAAAGCCAACCGAAAACGACATTAATGACCTCAGAAGGATTTATAGTCGATAACTATGGTTTAGCAATTATTTGGATCTGTTTCTTAATATAAGAAAGGGAACACTGCTGTCTTCAACGGTGTTCAGGTTAATATAACAAGAAGGCAGGGCATGAAGAGCCTTCTTGTTTTGCCCATAACTTTAATGTATAGATGGTTAACAAATTCAGTTCATTATGTTCATTTTTATCAAATGAGTAACTAAAGTAGATCAAATAAAAAAGTCATTTAAGATCAACGGGAGATAGCCCTATTTCGCATTATTTTATAAATTTACTAGGAAAATGTATATTATATTTTTTCGAAATTAGTTTTATTTAGGACTTTAAAATTCTGTTTAATCAATCCTCTTATGTACCACGGAAACGGAAAATAAGTCCTAATGACCCCTAAGTATAATTTAAGCCTGAGCATGGTAAGCCGTTGGTGTACTGAAAAATAAATAACGACTTTTACGCATAAATACGGTTTAACCTTCTCTCCAGCATTTATCCCATTCCTATTCTTTATCATTACTGAATCCAGCCATTAAAACGGAGTCATATCAACTTTATATTTACACCTATCTCAATAGTAAAAGAAATTAATACATTTGACTAGTACTAATACTTTTTTTCTTCATATTATATAAATAATATAAAGGGGTGAATGATATGGAATTCGAGTTAGATATTATTTCTGAGGTACTCCCTCTCCTCGACATCATTGCTGTATTATTACTGGAAGATAACCCTACACTGGGCATTGCTCTTGTATTACTTCTTAAAAGCGTTACAGAGGATAAAGTGGCACGGATGTCCTTAATTCTGATTTTGGTAGTTTTAAATGTATGAACTACTTGTCTCATTTTAGCTGTTTAAGTAGCTTGTTATCTTATTACCTTACCTTCCACCTATTTATGGCACTTTACTCAAAAGATATCTGCTAAATGATAAAAGCGGCTAACCCAGCCTTCCCTTCACATAATTCAATCCTTTGTAAAAAACATATGTATAGTAGATTAACAAATGTTATGGGCGTTAATCATTGCATTCATATTTATCATTTTAGCATTATAAACTTTGCATCTTCCTTTAGCCGACATGAATGCTATGCTGTCTCCAAATAACGTGGTATCTTCACCTTATAAAACATACTTATAACGGTTATACATATATTATCTAACGTACCTGGGTCAACTTAATGCAAATAATACTGATCTTTTATATTCAACTTCATGATTAGGAATTAATCCTATACACAAAACCAAACTCCCTACTACGAACAGAAACTGTATACGAGGCGGATACGGGAGAAATCAATTGAAGAAATTTTTTCGTTCTTGCAGCAGTATTTCGATTATTAATCATAACGACAGATGTTAAGATTAAAGTGGAACTAGAAGCTGATTAATAAATTGATATCCATGCGAAAGCATTTACATAGATCTTTCACTTTTTGTATGAACATCTTAAAAAGCGCCAACTCCTATCTAAAGCGTTAGCGCTTCTCATCCATTGTTTTTTTAATTCGTCGTTGTTTATAAGTAAACCAAAAACCTACCGCTAACGCAAGTAGTGTTAAACCTATAAGCCACTTTCCATCATCAGAAGGACGAATATACGTATAAATCATCGCACCTAAAAATAAATAACTTGCTAAAATTAACAATGCCCCTACAAATCGTTGATAATCTATATATTTTTCTTCCAATTGCTTCTGTTTTTCATCTATCACGTAAAATTACCTCCTTCACTTTAATAATGTATCATAGATTAGAAGAAAGTTTAGGAGGTAATTATTGGATAATTCCACAAACACGCATTTGAATATTTGTTTATTTCGTTAATATCCTATAATCGAGTAGAGTAATATAACTCTTTGGAGGAAAATCTCTAGTTGGTTCGGATAAACTTTATAATCATATTTGCTGCATTCGTTGCTGCTGTTTGCAAAAATCTATCAAATGAAATGGACGATTCTTTACCCGCAATGTCGGATAGTGCTCGAATGATAACAAATGGTGTACCATATTGATAGCATACTTGGGCAATAGCCGCAGCTTCCATTTCTGCAGCAATCATGGTCGGAAATTTTTTCCTTACAAATGCTACACGGTCTGGATCAGCCATAAATGAGTCACCAGTAGCTATAACCCCCTCTTTATAAGCGATATTCATCTCTTTAATTACGTTAGCAGCCTTTGCCACTAATCTTATGTCAGCATCATACATAGCTGGCATTTTTGGTACTTGACCATAGGCGTAATCAAAGGCTGTCGCGTCCACATCATGATGCACTACTTGAGTGGAAATAACTACATCTCCTACTTCTAAATCCTCAGCAAATCCACCTGCCGATCCGGTATTAATCACATATTCAGGTGAAAAACGTTCATGTAAAATAGTTGTTGCCATTGCAGCATTTACTTTACCAATACCTGATTTTAACAAAACTACTTGTTTATTAAATAAGTTACCTTGAACGAATAAGCAATTTGCTACTTCAAGTTCCTCTTTGTCATTCATCTTCTCCTTTAATAAAGCTACTTCCTCATCCATTGCTCCAATAATTCCTATCGTCATATAAAATGCCTCCATAAAGAAATAGGTTAGTTTATCATCACTTGCTTTAGTTTTTCTACTTTTGTTGGTTTCCAACCTCGTTCATCTATCCAGGTTAAATAAACTCGGTAAATTTGTGAGTTATTTGCATTCGATACAGTCGCTTCTACCTTCTGCTCTCCTCCATTACCTACCCAATGAGTAACCATTGACTGTTCCTGTAAACCTGTTACATCAGAAACCGCTTTTGCTATTTCCTTTCTATCTTGCGAGCCATCATTGTAATCAGTTGTATGTGTTCCTGACTGCTCCGTACCAATGGGTTGCCAATCTCCAATATAGGCTTCGATTACATTGTCATCAGAAGGCTGTACCTGTTCAGTTTCCACTGCTGCATTAGTTTCAGACGTTTCTCCTTCTTTGTCCTGTTGTTTTTGATTTGCGTCTTGATCAGATGCTTGTTCTTCCTTCTCTTCAATTCTAGTAAATTGGTCTCGTTCTTCATCACCATCTTGTTCTGAATTGTTTTCTTCAGATTGAGAAGCAGCGTTATTGTTCTTATCTTTAGCAGCTTCATCATCCTTGCCGCCAAATAACCAAAAACCTAGCAGAAAAACAAGTAAGACCACACCTATCACAACTAAAATTGAAATCGATTTTGAGTTTTTTCTACGTTTTTCAAATTTATCGACTCGGGAAACTCTATCAAAATCTTCCATGCCTTCAGCCCTCCTATCATTACTCTATTATAATATCATATTTATAACATAGAATTACATGCCAGGAACATAACATTTTTTTTGCTATGTTGAAACAACCTTCAACATTGTTACCCAAAGCAAATCAACGCTTTCGATATGTAGATGAAGATTTTATCGAAAGCATGCAAATCACAGTATGATTTAATTTCATGAATTATAGAGTTATACTTTCTAAAGCATCACGTAAAGAAAGTTTAGTAAATGACTTATATTGAGTACATAGGCTATCCTTACTTCCCACCAAAACTTCTAGTTAAGATCTTAAAAAACTTGGCGACAAGCCAAGTTTTTATGGCGAAAGCTATCATTTTTCTTATACGATAAAGTGAAACTTCATTCCGTGAAACGCTTTTTACACGGAATGTTAGTTGAACCAATCGGGCATTTAGGTGCTGTTTTCTCCCACTTAGGCTCTTTTGTATCAATTTAGGACTTGAAGTGGGAAACTTACGGCACCTTACATGCGGGATAAAGTGAAAC is a genomic window of Virgibacillus proomii containing:
- a CDS encoding matrixin family metalloprotease; protein product: MSKRTLSKILLLTITFVIIVNGHFINSSNAQAQSEYIVDFSGVSAPILVNVRTAPSDTARIVDQIYPNTRVQFSGWTTGSSFYDYWTNAPDNRWFFYERNGVKYYVSSAFINGNPPDVNQPTQPNRALVSYNVRITTDIPALIQAYENAIRNWNNTGVVWLSQSQNAPITLGEGYARGYDGYGWWQSYGSNVTGGTVIQWNRVNQRSASYLEALATHEIGHVLKLNHRSDYSIMNNYWLIRITKPTENDINDLRRIYSR
- a CDS encoding YrhC family protein is translated as MIDEKQKQLEEKYIDYQRFVGALLILASYLFLGAMIYTYIRPSDDGKWLIGLTLLALAVGFWFTYKQRRIKKTMDEKR
- the mtnN gene encoding 5'-methylthioadenosine/S-adenosylhomocysteine nucleosidase — protein: MTIGIIGAMDEEVALLKEKMNDKEELEVANCLFVQGNLFNKQVVLLKSGIGKVNAAMATTILHERFSPEYVINTGSAGGFAEDLEVGDVVISTQVVHHDVDATAFDYAYGQVPKMPAMYDADIRLVAKAANVIKEMNIAYKEGVIATGDSFMADPDRVAFVRKKFPTMIAAEMEAAAIAQVCYQYGTPFVIIRALSDIAGKESSISFDRFLQTAATNAANMIIKFIRTN
- a CDS encoding YrrS family protein, with product MEDFDRVSRVDKFEKRRKNSKSISILVVIGVVLLVFLLGFWLFGGKDDEAAKDKNNNAASQSEENNSEQDGDEERDQFTRIEEKEEQASDQDANQKQQDKEGETSETNAAVETEQVQPSDDNVIEAYIGDWQPIGTEQSGTHTTDYNDGSQDRKEIAKAVSDVTGLQEQSMVTHWVGNGGEQKVEATVSNANNSQIYRVYLTWIDERGWKPTKVEKLKQVMIN